A genomic window from Dehalobacter sp. 12DCB1 includes:
- the mtnP gene encoding S-methyl-5'-thioadenosine phosphorylase: MDFALIGGTGIEDLMLDDMNEKVVETPFGFAQLTEGFIGGTGIIFLKRHGVKHSCPPHLINYRANIWALKKMGVKKILATGAVGSISENYQIGDIVLPDQFLDFTKSCPATFFEGGEQGVLHVDVSEPYCSDVRNHIIEGAAGFGLHVKNGGVYVCTEGPRFETPAEISMFRMLGGHLVGMTGVPEVVLARELGMCYATMALVTNQAAGIKKDPLTHAEVIATMDLLSKTVAALVESTCKIMDHDQRCYCATGNREAGLF; encoded by the coding sequence TTGGATTTTGCACTGATTGGTGGTACCGGCATCGAGGATCTGATGCTTGACGATATGAACGAGAAGGTAGTTGAAACGCCGTTTGGTTTTGCTCAACTGACTGAAGGGTTCATCGGCGGTACGGGAATAATTTTTCTGAAACGACATGGGGTAAAGCATTCCTGCCCGCCTCACCTGATTAACTATCGGGCTAATATCTGGGCCCTCAAGAAAATGGGTGTGAAAAAAATTCTGGCAACAGGCGCAGTAGGTTCAATATCTGAAAATTATCAGATTGGTGATATTGTCTTGCCAGATCAGTTTCTCGATTTTACAAAAAGCTGCCCTGCCACTTTTTTTGAGGGCGGAGAACAGGGTGTCCTGCATGTTGATGTATCGGAACCTTACTGTTCCGATGTGCGTAATCATATTATAGAAGGTGCTGCAGGATTTGGTTTACACGTCAAAAACGGCGGGGTCTATGTCTGTACCGAAGGCCCTCGCTTTGAAACTCCAGCGGAAATAAGCATGTTCCGGATGCTCGGCGGGCATCTGGTAGGAATGACAGGCGTTCCAGAAGTGGTTTTGGCCAGGGAACTTGGAATGTGCTATGCGACCATGGCCCTCGTAACCAATCAGGCTGCGGGTATTAAAAAAGACCCATTGACACATGCCGAAGTAATCGCTACTATGGACTTGTTGAGCAAAACTGTGGCAGCATTGGTGGAAAGCACCTGTAAGATCATGGATCATGACCAGCGGTGTTACTGTGCTACCGGAAACAGAGAAGCAGGCTTGTTTTAA
- the ftsY gene encoding signal recognition particle-docking protein FtsY produces the protein MAGIFSRLKERLTKTREGFVGKVEQLFTGSGKIDEDLYEELEEILLQSDVGVNTTLKLVEMLRASVKEQKINDRSVLKDVLQEHITALLGEESSLSFSFSKPTVYLIVGVNGVGKTTTIGKLAKNLQGQGKKVLLAAGDTFRAAAIEQLEVWGERSGAEVIKQSEGADPAAVAFDALHAAKSRNADVLLIDTAGRLHNKVNLMKELTKIKKVVEREVPDAPHEVLLVLDATTGQNAIQQAKLFKEAVNVTGIILTKLDGTAKGGVILGIRNEADIPVKLIGIGEGAEDLRPFEPREFARALFDRSKEE, from the coding sequence GTGGCGGGGATATTTTCCAGACTTAAAGAGCGCTTGACCAAAACCAGAGAAGGTTTTGTCGGCAAAGTTGAACAGCTCTTTACCGGCTCAGGCAAAATAGATGAAGATCTTTATGAAGAATTGGAAGAGATTCTACTTCAATCAGATGTAGGTGTCAATACTACACTGAAGTTGGTTGAAATGCTGCGTGCATCCGTCAAAGAACAAAAAATTAACGACCGCTCCGTGTTGAAGGATGTACTGCAGGAACATATTACTGCGCTATTGGGCGAAGAGAGCTCCTTGTCTTTTTCATTTTCCAAGCCCACTGTCTATCTGATTGTTGGCGTCAACGGTGTAGGAAAAACGACGACAATCGGCAAGCTGGCTAAAAATCTGCAGGGCCAAGGCAAAAAAGTTTTACTGGCGGCAGGGGATACCTTCAGGGCAGCAGCGATCGAGCAGTTGGAAGTATGGGGCGAACGATCCGGAGCAGAGGTCATTAAACAATCGGAGGGGGCTGATCCCGCTGCGGTGGCTTTTGATGCGCTTCATGCTGCAAAATCCCGGAATGCAGATGTCCTCTTAATCGATACCGCCGGGAGACTTCATAATAAAGTGAATCTAATGAAAGAATTAACCAAGATCAAAAAGGTGGTCGAACGCGAAGTCCCTGATGCCCCGCATGAGGTGTTGCTAGTACTTGATGCGACGACCGGACAAAATGCCATCCAGCAGGCGAAGCTGTTTAAAGAAGCAGTGAATGTTACTGGAATCATACTTACCAAGCTGGACGGGACGGCCAAAGGCGGCGTAATCCTGGGGATCCGCAATGAAGCGGATATACCGGTTAAATTGATTGGAATCGGCGAAGGTGCAGAAGATTTACGACCTTTCGAACCGAGGGAATTTGCTCGGGCGTTATTTGACCGTTCTAAGGAGGAATAA
- a CDS encoding EAL domain-containing protein: MSVTKNKTLIFIFIAVYYLLYLTAIIKQSDFWGNILSPIGALISFFLLLQAYYKPSQPKYVRAIWLFFSFASLSWAVGDIMWAYSVLILGIDPLDDLFVTILYFGTNLFLLIGAFIFALNRFRKWNALQLLIDSLAMSVSILLLIWIIYFDSQYENLYLVSKVGWISAVTIFLDIIMMTGVAIWFFSIRAGKIASSVRLVTSCVLAFALVDLAYYYLYLHDLYISNSLIDSIYMATLLGLALSAIMTPENIAGADDTELYGDYSNEGYRNQGLLLLVGPIIILFFIGFDIQSLLIYFIIIFLHGILSNHIQNSIKDQRLLTREKELNAELEKRIDERTRELSEKARELEKKNRQLHYLSSQDLVTKLYNRRFFLEAVQEKIKNCQDDHILVLLFLDIDRFKTINDAYGHMIGDKLIIALSKRLQKFTDPEHDLLARFGGDEFVLAFHGKYHNGDIENLAQSIITLCTEPIHLKQYTFHITISVGISIYPYDASNLDALIQNSDIAMYEAKKIGFNKYVFFNEQINAILQRNLKLEILLRKAVYDKEFSLHYQPQFSIPDNRLIGIEALLRWNCPAEGPIPPGEFIPIAEETDLIIPLGKWVMNRAIRQIAEWNNRYQTTLRMGINVSIKQLNHNGFDEMVKSAIRFYAIPPEWIDMEITESIAIEETYDIHEITKAIRDTGISISIDDFGTGYSSLNNLKIFPFDRIKFAKPSIDHIVNDEFDKEIIRSIIVLANFMKIKTIAEGVETAAQYEVLKKLGCDQIQGYYLGKPMPANEFEKAFFSLPQQPILENSSIIP, from the coding sequence ATGAGCGTAACAAAGAATAAGACACTGATTTTTATTTTCATTGCTGTCTACTATCTTCTTTACCTTACTGCGATCATTAAACAATCCGATTTTTGGGGAAATATTCTCTCGCCGATTGGTGCACTGATTTCATTTTTTCTGCTTTTGCAGGCCTACTATAAACCAAGCCAGCCGAAGTATGTCCGTGCCATTTGGCTGTTTTTTTCTTTTGCTTCCCTTTCTTGGGCAGTCGGCGACATCATGTGGGCTTATTCGGTTTTGATACTCGGAATTGATCCTTTAGACGATTTATTTGTTACAATCCTGTATTTTGGAACCAACCTTTTTCTTTTAATCGGAGCTTTCATCTTTGCCTTGAACCGCTTTAGAAAATGGAATGCCCTACAGCTGCTGATCGACAGTCTGGCGATGTCCGTTTCCATCTTACTGTTGATTTGGATCATCTACTTCGACTCTCAATATGAGAATCTTTATCTTGTTTCCAAAGTCGGCTGGATTTCAGCTGTGACCATTTTTCTTGATATTATCATGATGACCGGAGTAGCCATCTGGTTCTTTTCAATTCGTGCCGGTAAAATCGCGAGCTCCGTAAGACTTGTAACAAGTTGTGTTTTGGCCTTTGCTTTGGTCGACCTGGCTTATTATTATCTCTATCTTCATGATCTTTATATCTCGAATTCATTGATTGATTCGATCTATATGGCAACACTGCTTGGCCTTGCGTTGAGTGCCATTATGACGCCTGAAAATATTGCCGGAGCTGATGATACTGAGCTTTATGGGGATTATTCCAACGAAGGTTACCGGAATCAAGGGCTGCTCTTATTGGTAGGTCCAATTATCATTCTGTTTTTCATTGGATTCGATATTCAGAGCTTATTAATTTATTTCATCATTATCTTTCTTCATGGAATATTGAGCAATCATATTCAGAATTCCATCAAAGACCAGCGTCTCTTAACAAGAGAAAAAGAGCTGAATGCTGAGCTTGAAAAACGTATTGATGAACGTACCCGGGAGCTTTCGGAAAAAGCCAGAGAACTCGAGAAGAAAAACCGCCAGCTGCATTATCTCTCCAGTCAAGATCTCGTAACTAAGCTTTACAACCGCCGCTTCTTTCTGGAAGCTGTGCAGGAAAAAATCAAAAACTGCCAGGACGATCATATTCTCGTCCTGTTATTCCTCGATATTGACAGGTTTAAGACGATCAATGATGCTTATGGCCATATGATCGGAGATAAGCTGATCATTGCACTTTCCAAGCGTCTTCAGAAATTTACTGATCCTGAGCATGACCTGCTGGCCCGCTTCGGCGGTGATGAATTCGTGCTGGCATTCCACGGAAAGTATCATAACGGAGATATCGAAAACCTTGCCCAAAGTATCATCACCCTCTGCACAGAACCGATCCATCTCAAGCAATATACATTCCACATCACAATCAGTGTCGGCATTTCCATCTACCCGTATGATGCTTCAAATCTTGACGCCCTGATTCAGAATTCCGATATAGCAATGTATGAGGCCAAGAAAATAGGGTTTAATAAATACGTCTTTTTCAATGAGCAAATCAATGCGATCCTCCAAAGGAATCTAAAGCTTGAGATTTTACTTAGAAAAGCGGTCTATGATAAAGAATTTTCCCTTCATTACCAGCCCCAGTTCAGTATACCGGACAACAGACTTATTGGGATTGAAGCACTGCTTCGCTGGAATTGTCCGGCTGAAGGTCCAATCCCTCCGGGCGAATTCATTCCGATTGCGGAGGAGACAGACCTGATTATTCCACTTGGAAAATGGGTGATGAACAGAGCGATCCGTCAAATTGCCGAATGGAATAACCGTTATCAGACCACTCTGAGAATGGGCATCAATGTTTCTATTAAACAACTGAATCATAATGGGTTTGATGAAATGGTCAAATCTGCGATTAGATTCTATGCCATTCCTCCGGAATGGATTGATATGGAGATCACTGAAAGCATAGCAATTGAAGAAACATACGATATTCACGAGATTACGAAGGCGATCAGGGATACCGGAATTTCTATCTCGATTGATGATTTTGGAACCGGCTATTCCTCTTTAAATAATTTAAAGATTTTCCCATTTGACCGCATAAAATTTGCCAAGCCCTCGATTGATCATATTGTCAATGATGAGTTTGACAAAGAAATTATACGTTCGATTATTGTGCTGGCGAATTTTATGAAGATTAAAACCATCGCCGAAGGCGTTGAAACTGCAGCCCAATATGAAGTGCTCAAAAAATTGGGCTGTGATCAGATCCAAGGCTACTATTTGGGTAAGCCTATGCCGGCAAATGAGTTCGAAAAAGCATTTTTCAGCCTGCCCCAGCAGCCTATTTTAGAAAATTCTTCAATAATTCCTTAA
- a CDS encoding amidohydrolase yields the protein MSRYLIRAMILPMTGVQDFYPQGEIAIDGDRIVSVGERGTAPAGFNPDRVLDLTNHVVMPGLINTHTHAAMTLLRGYADDMPLMPWLQEKVWPFEDKMTPEDIYWGSSLALCEMLRSGTTTMADMYISEEETARAVLESGTRALLSRGMIEHNKEAGNKSLQENIELFRKYHNAGDGRIKIMFGPHAPYTCSGEFLLTVKQEADRLGTGIHIHLAETESELATIRERYGTTPLFWLEEQGILGGQIIAAHCVYLNDAELDILKKYNIGVAHNPESNMKLSSGTARIPEMLKRGIAVGLGTDGTSSNNDLDMFGEMRSASFQQKLVGSPEDLKAYEVLKMATAGGAAVAGLENLGKLQPGYKADMVSIDFDQPHFYPRFSIPSHLVYCARGGDVRTVIVGGKILMEDRILLTLDEQKICREAEKRARRIASEV from the coding sequence ATGTCCAGGTATCTAATCAGAGCGATGATTTTGCCCATGACCGGCGTGCAGGATTTTTATCCGCAGGGAGAAATTGCGATAGACGGGGACCGTATTGTTTCTGTTGGGGAGAGAGGAACAGCCCCGGCCGGTTTTAATCCGGATAGGGTTCTGGATTTAACGAACCATGTTGTGATGCCCGGACTTATTAACACGCACACGCATGCTGCAATGACGCTGCTGCGCGGCTATGCCGATGATATGCCGCTCATGCCCTGGCTGCAGGAAAAGGTCTGGCCTTTTGAAGATAAAATGACACCGGAAGATATCTACTGGGGGAGTTCGCTTGCTCTTTGTGAGATGCTCCGTTCCGGCACGACGACCATGGCGGATATGTATATCAGTGAAGAAGAAACGGCCAGAGCAGTTTTGGAATCAGGAACCAGAGCATTGCTGTCCCGCGGTATGATTGAGCACAACAAAGAAGCCGGCAACAAATCGCTGCAGGAAAATATTGAATTATTCCGGAAATATCATAACGCTGGGGACGGACGGATCAAGATCATGTTTGGCCCGCATGCCCCATATACCTGTTCAGGAGAATTTCTGTTAACTGTAAAACAGGAGGCCGATAGGTTAGGGACCGGCATCCACATCCATCTCGCGGAGACAGAATCCGAACTCGCTACGATCAGGGAGAGATATGGAACAACGCCGCTCTTCTGGCTGGAAGAGCAGGGTATATTGGGAGGGCAGATTATTGCTGCCCACTGTGTTTACCTGAATGATGCCGAACTGGATATTCTTAAAAAGTACAACATAGGGGTTGCCCACAACCCGGAAAGCAATATGAAGCTGAGCAGCGGAACAGCACGGATTCCAGAAATGCTTAAGCGGGGAATTGCTGTCGGACTTGGAACAGACGGTACTTCCAGCAATAATGACCTCGATATGTTCGGGGAAATGCGTTCGGCTTCCTTCCAGCAAAAACTGGTTGGCTCCCCTGAAGACCTCAAAGCCTATGAAGTCCTGAAAATGGCAACGGCCGGAGGAGCAGCCGTGGCAGGATTGGAGAATCTAGGAAAACTTCAGCCCGGCTATAAAGCAGATATGGTTTCGATTGACTTTGATCAGCCGCATTTCTATCCAAGGTTCTCAATACCTTCGCACTTGGTTTACTGTGCCAGGGGTGGGGATGTCAGAACGGTAATTGTCGGTGGAAAGATTCTGATGGAAGACAGGATACTACTGACACTTGATGAACAGAAAATTTGCCGCGAAGCAGAAAAAAGAGCCAGGAGAATAGCGTCTGAAGTCTGA
- the mtnA gene encoding S-methyl-5-thioribose-1-phosphate isomerase, whose translation MKALQWQGDHLLILDQTKLPFVEQYREVHSYKEVAEAIKHMEVRGAPAIGAAAAYGFALGAVEYRGSGQDFKDYMDEVRVVLEGTRPTAVNLFWALRKMEDKFREFLNMTDIGNIRAALINEANEIAEDDRRMNKRIGEYGNTLIPEKANILTHCNTGSLATVEFGTALGIIRTAHESGKKIHVFAGETRPLLQGARLTAWELLQDQIPLTLITDNMAGYLMQQGKVDMVIVGADRIAANGDTANKIGTYSLAVLAAAHQIPFYVAAPTTTIDLKISGGDGIPVEERDDQEIRKIMGVRIVPDEVSVYNPAFDITSAKYITGIITEKGIISPPYSVNMVKMLVR comes from the coding sequence GTGAAAGCGCTTCAATGGCAGGGAGATCATTTGTTGATACTCGATCAGACGAAATTGCCGTTTGTCGAACAATACCGCGAAGTACATTCTTACAAAGAAGTAGCAGAAGCAATAAAGCATATGGAAGTTCGCGGGGCTCCGGCAATCGGGGCGGCTGCAGCGTACGGCTTTGCGCTGGGGGCTGTCGAATACCGCGGAAGCGGTCAAGACTTTAAAGATTATATGGATGAGGTTCGGGTCGTTTTGGAAGGAACACGTCCAACTGCTGTAAACCTTTTTTGGGCACTTAGAAAAATGGAAGATAAATTTAGAGAATTTCTGAATATGACTGATATCGGAAATATTCGGGCAGCTTTAATCAATGAAGCAAATGAAATTGCTGAAGATGACCGTAGAATGAATAAACGTATTGGGGAATATGGTAACACGCTGATTCCGGAAAAAGCAAATATCCTGACGCACTGTAATACGGGCAGTCTTGCCACGGTTGAATTTGGAACAGCACTGGGAATTATTAGGACTGCACATGAATCCGGGAAAAAGATTCATGTCTTTGCAGGCGAAACGAGACCTCTTTTACAGGGGGCCAGATTAACGGCCTGGGAGCTTCTTCAGGATCAGATCCCGCTGACATTGATTACGGATAATATGGCCGGCTATTTGATGCAGCAGGGGAAAGTTGATATGGTTATCGTAGGGGCGGACCGCATCGCCGCTAACGGTGATACCGCTAACAAGATCGGAACTTATTCGCTGGCCGTGTTGGCTGCTGCTCATCAAATTCCATTTTATGTAGCGGCACCGACAACGACCATCGATTTGAAAATATCCGGCGGGGATGGGATCCCTGTGGAAGAGCGGGACGATCAGGAAATTCGGAAAATCATGGGCGTACGGATTGTTCCCGATGAAGTCAGTGTGTACAATCCTGCTTTTGATATCACGTCGGCAAAATATATTACCGGGATTATTACGGAAAAAGGGATCATATCCCCGCCCTACTCTGTGAATATGGTGAAGATGCTGGTAAGATAA
- the ylxM gene encoding YlxM family DNA-binding protein, translating to MKEIAGKALLFDFYGPLLTEKQGKIWDLYYQQDYSLSEIAGEEGISRQAVYDLLKRTEKILEGYEHKLGLIFRFIQERDKFRRIESLLEEAKQEDFSSESAWKRQLNINKQIKEIIADTLE from the coding sequence ATGAAAGAAATCGCTGGAAAAGCCTTGTTATTTGATTTTTATGGCCCCTTACTGACAGAAAAGCAGGGAAAAATATGGGACTTGTATTATCAGCAGGATTACTCACTGTCTGAGATTGCTGGCGAAGAAGGCATCAGCCGCCAGGCAGTTTATGATTTACTCAAAAGAACTGAAAAGATCCTGGAGGGATATGAGCACAAGCTTGGACTCATTTTCCGATTTATCCAGGAAAGAGATAAATTCCGCCGCATAGAGTCCTTGCTGGAAGAAGCAAAACAAGAAGATTTTTCTAGCGAGTCTGCCTGGAAACGTCAATTGAACATAAATAAGCAGATCAAAGAGATTATTGCAGATACACTCGAATAG
- the ffh gene encoding signal recognition particle protein encodes MFEGLSEKLQATFKRLKGKGKLTEADVTEALREVRIALLEADVNFKVVKELVARIKERSVGQEVLESLTPGQHVIKIVHEEIIHLMGGSESKISISSKPPTIIMLVGLQGAGKTTHGAKLANMLKKQGKYPLLVACDIYRPAAIKQLEVLGEQIKVPVFSLGQENPVKIASDSLVFARKNGNDVVIIDTAGRLHINEELMDELSRIKGNVKPHEILLVVDAMTGQDAVNAADAFHQQLGLDGVILSKLDGDTRGGAVLSVKAVTGCPIKYAGTGEKMDALEVFHPDRIASRILGMGDVLTLIEKAQQNVDEKKARELEEKIRKQELTLDDYLDQIKQLRSMGPLSSVLEMLPGIGKQLKGVQIDEKEFYKAEAIICSMTAEERRKPILIKDSRKKRIAKGSGTTVVDVGRLLKQYEQTKKMMKQLSGLPGMGGTAKGGTKKGKKGKKQGKKSFPKFPFQI; translated from the coding sequence ATGTTTGAGGGCCTAAGCGAAAAACTCCAGGCTACTTTCAAAAGACTTAAAGGAAAAGGTAAATTAACCGAAGCCGATGTTACAGAGGCCCTGCGAGAGGTTAGAATTGCGTTGCTTGAAGCAGACGTCAATTTCAAGGTTGTCAAGGAACTGGTTGCCCGGATCAAGGAGAGGTCTGTAGGTCAAGAAGTACTGGAATCCCTTACTCCCGGGCAGCATGTGATTAAAATTGTCCACGAAGAGATTATCCATCTGATGGGTGGGAGCGAAAGCAAAATATCGATTTCCTCCAAACCGCCAACAATCATTATGCTGGTGGGGCTCCAGGGAGCCGGGAAAACCACCCATGGTGCCAAGCTCGCTAATATGCTGAAAAAACAGGGGAAATACCCGTTGCTGGTCGCCTGTGACATCTATCGTCCTGCTGCAATCAAGCAGCTGGAAGTGTTAGGGGAACAGATTAAGGTCCCAGTTTTTTCTCTGGGTCAGGAAAATCCCGTGAAAATTGCTTCCGATAGTCTGGTGTTTGCGAGAAAAAATGGTAATGATGTCGTCATCATCGATACTGCTGGACGGCTGCATATTAATGAAGAACTTATGGATGAACTGTCCAGGATCAAAGGAAATGTCAAACCGCATGAAATACTGCTGGTCGTCGATGCCATGACAGGTCAGGATGCAGTGAATGCTGCCGATGCTTTCCACCAACAGCTCGGGCTTGATGGCGTCATTCTTTCCAAGCTCGATGGGGATACCCGCGGTGGGGCGGTGCTTTCCGTCAAAGCAGTCACCGGCTGCCCGATCAAATATGCCGGAACCGGTGAGAAAATGGATGCTTTGGAAGTTTTTCACCCGGATCGGATCGCGTCCAGAATTTTAGGTATGGGTGATGTACTGACCCTGATTGAGAAAGCCCAGCAAAATGTAGACGAGAAAAAAGCCAGGGAGCTAGAAGAGAAAATCCGCAAACAGGAGCTTACGCTGGATGACTATCTTGATCAGATCAAACAGCTGCGCTCGATGGGTCCTTTGTCGTCTGTGCTGGAAATGCTGCCCGGAATCGGCAAGCAGCTGAAAGGTGTCCAGATCGATGAGAAAGAGTTCTATAAGGCGGAAGCCATCATCTGCTCTATGACAGCGGAAGAAAGAAGGAAACCCATCCTAATCAAGGACTCACGTAAAAAAAGGATAGCGAAAGGAAGCGGAACAACGGTTGTCGATGTTGGAAGGCTTCTTAAGCAATATGA